In Macaca fascicularis isolate 582-1 chromosome 12, T2T-MFA8v1.1, the genomic stretch CAACTCGATAAGATCACCCTTAAGGGCTCCCAGAAACTATCTTAAAGGAAGGGTTTAGTCCCtgtgttaataaatattttctgtagaaCGGTCCCTGTAGGGGCTGACTTAAATATATagtgaaaagaaaacttcaaCAAACCAATCAAGCTTCTTATGTAGGAACTTTACAAACCTCAGAACTGGCATAGGATATACGTTTTAAAAATATGGCAGTAACTCCTTCACTTGGAAATTCTCAAACGAAAAAGCCCTCCTGTGGCTGCTCCTACATGTTTGTTTGACTCTCTGCCAGATGTCAGTGTGGGGTGAGCATCTTGTGTACCCTGAGAATGTAAGCGCATTCTCCCTGAGGAAGCAGTGGGAAAGAACAGGAAGGGGCAGAGGCGAAGAACAGAATTGAAGCACAAGGTTAAAAACAGTTTTGTCTTCTGACTTTGTCACCATGAAACGCACCTGCTGTGATGTCCAGTTGAGCTACTGAAGGTCCTCTGGCTGCTTCTGGAAACTGATGCTGGCATAGGCGCTTAAATCCTCACTTGAGCGGCGGCGGGTGGAGCTGCTCTCACTGCTACCCAGGGGTTGatgagggggtgggggtgggggaggctgCGGTTGAGGGCTGCACTCCTGAGGGCGCTGTTTGAAGTCCTTGACCAAATCCAGATCTATGTAGTTAAGACCATTCTCCAAACCCCCAGCAGCCCCACACAGTTGGGCTGGCTCCTTGGGGGCTCCCCCAAGTTCCCCAGGCCTCAGCCACACATTCTCAAAGGAAGCAGAGCTGTGACGTTTCACATCctcgctgctgctgctgctaccgCCACCACCCCCTATTGCTGCCCCGGCTCCAAAGGGCACTGTGTTGCCCACCCGGGTGGCACTGGGTGTTGAGGAGAAGGTCTCGGAGCTATGCCTCCTCCGGCACCCTTGTGGGTCTGCACGGATCACTTTGGCACTCTGGTTGCGGTTAGGACTGAGGTTCACCCGGGTGAAGGCGCTCATGCCCCCAGGTCCTTGTGGGCCCCCCAGCAGGGATGAGTGGGCAGCCAGCTCTGCTGCCCCTTGAGGCCCAGTgggggaagcagaggctgctgaGGATGAGGAGGCAGCAGCCATGGTGGCCCTGGGCAGGCTCACCTCCTCTGCAGCAATGCCTGTCCGCATGTCAGCATAGCTTACAGGGGCAATTGGCGAGGTGTCCACATAGCTCTGGCGGGGACAACTCATCTGCATGGTCATATAGTCACCCCGGCTGCTGGGCACTGCCCGGGTAGGCCTGCAAATGCTAGCAGCCCCGGGAGGTGCGGGGCCCAGTCTGCCCATCTCGACCCCAGTGCTCTCCTGCCAGGCTGCCCTCCGGCCCGGCCCCAGGTCCATCTTCATGTACTCCTCAGTGCCAGTCTCTTCCTCTCTGGGAGCTGGCTGGAGCTGGGATGGACACCTGACAGAAGGTGAGCTACGGGAAGCCACCGGGCCAGACAAGTAGCCAGGCTGATCACTCCCAAATTCAATATTCACATATTCCCCTGGGCTCTTGGGCTCCGGAGGGTGCAGCAGgggctgctgttgctgctgttgctgctgctgctgctgctgctgctgctgctgctctcgGGCCCGAGGTAAGGTGCTGGCCTTGGGATCCCCCAGGGACAGCCTCGTAGGCCGGGCCAGGCGGCTATTGGTCTGAGCAGCTGTGTCCACCTTTCGAGGCAGATGGGGCTGCAGAACCTGATGGTGGGGATGTGGAAGGCTGGGCTCCAGCCTAGCCCCACAGTATCCCCCACCCAGGCTGTCGCTgctggtggaggaggaagaatcATCCGCTGTTGCAGCATAGAGAAGGCGACCAGAGCTAGCAGAAAGGCGGAGGTGCTGATGCCGGGCACCCTCCTCCGGCTCCCCGGGGCGCTGGGTGTGCTTAAAGGATCTTGGCAATGAGTAGTACGAGAGGACTGGCTTGTGCTGGGGGTCCTCAGGGCCATAGTAGCAGTCAGAGGGGCTGCTGGTGTTGGAGTCCCCCACTGGTGACATGTTCATGTAGTCACCTGTGCAAGGTAAGAGCTTGCCACCGCTGCTCTCCACTGGGGGTTTGGGGTGAGGCAAGACATGAGAGTGGTGGCCCCCTACCCCGTTTGTCCACAGCTTTCCATAGCTGCTCCCAGAAGGGACggcactgctgctgctgctgctggggccACCTCCAATGTCAGGAGAGCAGCCACCGCTGGGGGACATCATCATGTAGCCATTGGGGTCCACTCTCTGGGGATGGCGTCTGATGGGATTGATGATCTGCTGTGGGGCAGACACACTCTTGGGGCTCATGGGCATATAGTCTCCACTGCCCTTTCGGCTGCTGGGCACTGGGGCCACCCCTGGGGACATGGGCATGTAGCCATCATCAGTGTGGAGGGTAGAGCTGTCTGGGCGGTGGTGTCCCCCCCGACGCTCCAAGGGGTGCATTTCCAGACCCTCCTCTGGGTAGGAGTGGGTGGGCACGAAGGCAGAGTGCCTGTGTCCCGGCAGTCGGCCTCCACTGCCACCTCCTGGTGGGTAGGCAGGCATCATCTCTGTATACTCCTCAATGGAAGCCACTGAGGACTGGGACGGGGTCTTCTGGTGGGTAATGGTAGGGGATGTGCCTGCAGAGTGAGTTCTCTTTCGGAAGCGATTATCCAGATCCGCAGCACTGGATGCTTCATCCCCAGCCAAGGCTGGACTCGTGCCCAAGCCTGTTCCTGGGGTGTAGCGGTGGCCATTGCCACCCCGAGACAAAATGTAGTGACCGTTGGGGGCGGTCAGGGTGGAGGGCCCCTTGCCGCCCATGCAGATATAGTTGCTTAGCTCCTCCTCACCGCGGGCTGGTGGGGTGTGGCCCAGGGAATCCGGAGTGACACTGCGGAAGGAACTCCGGAAATCGCAGGGACTGGAGCCATACTCATCTGAGGAGATGAAACCGCCATCGCTGGGAGAACCAGACACCGAAGCACTAGATCGCCGTGGGAAGAGACAATCCGAGGTGGAGCCATGGCCGCTGGTGCTGCTGGACGACAGACTGACGGGGCTGGTGGCCGAAGGCGAGCAGCGGGAAGCTGGCATGGGGATGGAGCGGCTGTGGTTGAGCGGGGGGTGCAGCCGGGCGCTGCCCCGATGCCGGTGGGCGTGGGTTCTGTTGGTGCTCGGACTCACAGGGCTGCCATCCACCGAGGCTGGGCGGGACATGGTGCCTTCGCCGTCACTGGAGGCGCGGACGCGGAAGGAGCCTGGTTTCCCGCCCACCATGCTGGCCGGGGAGGTGGCAGTGATGCTCTCAGTGCGAGATCGTCGGGTCAGCCCCACCTGGCTGGGCGGGGGGTTGTTGAGATGGTGCCGGCGCAGGGGGACGCTGATGGGGTTGGAGCAGTTGGACGAGGACTGACTCTTGCTGCGAGGGCGGAACTCATCGCTCATAGCCCGCATGgcctccaggatggtctcgtgcATGTTCTGGGCCACCACGGAGTCATCCACCTGCATCCAGAACTCCCCGGGCCCCGTCACGGCAGAACGGCCCACCTCGATGAAGAAGAAGTTCTCCGAGTGGCCGCAGCGCCTGATGTTCATCAGCTGCAGCACCACGGCGGCTGCCTCCGAGTTCAGCTTCACGAAGCTGATGGTCTTGCTGGTCAGACAGAGGCGGTAGATACCAATCAGGTTCTTTGTCTGACCCAGGCCCTTGGGCTTCAGGATCACCTGCCAGACCTCTTTGAACGCGGGACCTGGGGGCACGTCACCGTAGCTCAAGTCCTCCCCAGCCTCACCAACGCCGGAGCTGCCACTGCAGCTGCCCCCGCCACCTCCCGCCCCGAGGGCCGCAGCTCCGTCGTGGTGGCCCTTGGCACGGTTGTGCAGCTGTAGGAGAGCCTGGTACCAGCTGTCTTGCTCCGCCTCGCTGTCCGCCGCGATGGCAAAGTGCTCGTCCCGGGTGTAGAGAGCCACCAGGTGCTTGTTCTTGGAGTCAGCCCGCTTGTTGATGTTGAAGCAGCTCTCAAGGGGGATCGAGCGTTTGGGGGCGCTCGACTTGTGCCGCCACTTCTTCTCGTTCTCG encodes the following:
- the IRS1 gene encoding insulin receptor substrate 1 gives rise to the protein MASPPESDGFSDVRKVGYLRKPKSMHKRFFVLRAASEAGGPARLEYYENEKKWRHKSSAPKRSIPLESCFNINKRADSKNKHLVALYTRDEHFAIAADSEAEQDSWYQALLQLHNRAKGHHDGAAALGAGGGGGSCSGSSGVGEAGEDLSYGDVPPGPAFKEVWQVILKPKGLGQTKNLIGIYRLCLTSKTISFVKLNSEAAAVVLQLMNIRRCGHSENFFFIEVGRSAVTGPGEFWMQVDDSVVAQNMHETILEAMRAMSDEFRPRSKSQSSSNCSNPISVPLRRHHLNNPPPSQVGLTRRSRTESITATSPASMVGGKPGSFRVRASSDGEGTMSRPASVDGSPVSPSTNRTHAHRHRGSARLHPPLNHSRSIPMPASRCSPSATSPVSLSSSSTSGHGSTSDCLFPRRSSASVSGSPSDGGFISSDEYGSSPCDFRSSFRSVTPDSLGHTPPARGEEELSNYICMGGKGPSTLTAPNGHYILSRGGNGHRYTPGTGLGTSPALAGDEASSAADLDNRFRKRTHSAGTSPTITHQKTPSQSSVASIEEYTEMMPAYPPGGGSGGRLPGHRHSAFVPTHSYPEEGLEMHPLERRGGHHRPDSSTLHTDDGYMPMSPGVAPVPSSRKGSGDYMPMSPKSVSAPQQIINPIRRHPQRVDPNGYMMMSPSGGCSPDIGGGPSSSSSSAVPSGSSYGKLWTNGVGGHHSHVLPHPKPPVESSGGKLLPCTGDYMNMSPVGDSNTSSPSDCYYGPEDPQHKPVLSYYSLPRSFKHTQRPGEPEEGARHQHLRLSASSGRLLYAATADDSSSSTSSDSLGGGYCGARLEPSLPHPHHQVLQPHLPRKVDTAAQTNSRLARPTRLSLGDPKASTLPRAREQQQQQQQQQQQQQQQQPLLHPPEPKSPGEYVNIEFGSDQPGYLSGPVASRSSPSVRCPSQLQPAPREEETGTEEYMKMDLGPGRRAAWQESTGVEMGRLGPAPPGAASICRPTRAVPSSRGDYMTMQMSCPRQSYVDTSPIAPVSYADMRTGIAAEEVSLPRATMAAASSSSAASASPTGPQGAAELAAHSSLLGGPQGPGGMSAFTRVNLSPNRNQSAKVIRADPQGCRRRHSSETFSSTPSATRVGNTVPFGAGAAIGGGGGSSSSSEDVKRHSSASFENVWLRPGELGGAPKEPAQLCGAAGGLENGLNYIDLDLVKDFKQRPQECSPQPQPPPPPPPHQPLGSSESSSTRRRSSEDLSAYASISFQKQPEDLQ